From the genome of Clarias gariepinus isolate MV-2021 ecotype Netherlands chromosome 28, CGAR_prim_01v2, whole genome shotgun sequence, one region includes:
- the LOC128515804 gene encoding XK-related protein 8-like gives MEESFPFKFALTDIGFSVVSLVLFVVDIVLDLWAVVSLYEEQKYLSMGLLIFLLLSSSVLQQIFSWLWYCDTSKELVSKVEKFIDRHRLMALVHIFQLGVFLRFAAIMEISVSSFKQNDLYQKGVAVYLNHDLSMLRLFEAFSESAPQLVLMTALIMETQEMEPFTVAKIVGSLSSLSFTVLSYHRDMRAFIPEKLKMGWSSSAIYFLWNLFLIGPRVVCVSLFASVLPCYIAAHFLSLWTLLVLWAWWQNTDFMDTKAGEWLYRATVGLIWYFSWFNVTSGNTKLIGIIYHVVMGADTMLLLGLWWWRRSVESAHLSPFPINPYILIGLLMITYVLGVLLKLVYYWKLHPKHPKLTMQPDVKPQTPVRAAAAFSDIVDGPPMMRMMMLQSLDVTETEPDHSVTPQTPLKGANKRMKCMATNFYC, from the exons ATGGAGGAAAGCTTTCCTTTTAAGTTTGCTCTGACAGACATTGGGTTCTCCGTGGTGTCTCTGGTGCTTTTCGTTGTGGATATAGTGCTGGATCTATGGGCTGTAGTGTCTCTCTATGAAGAACAGAAATACCTCAGCATGGGACTGTTGATCTTTCTGCTGCTCAGTTCCTCGGTGCTCCAGCAGATCTTCAGCTGGCTCTGGTATTGCGATACCTCCAAAGAACTAGTGAGTAAAGTAGAGAAATTTATCGACAGGCACAGATTAATGGCACTGGTGCACATCTTCCAGCTCGGAGTCTTCCTCAG GTTTGCAGCTATAATGGAGATCTCAGTTAGCAGTTTTAAACAGAATGACCTTTACCAAAAGGGGGTTGCGGTGTACCTCAATCACGACCTCAGCATGCTGCGCCTGTTCGAGGCGTTCTCCGAAAGCGCTCCACAGCTCGTCTTGATGACGGCTCTCATCATGGAGACGCAGGAGATGGAACCATTTACAG TCGCTAAAATCGTCGGCTCTCTGTCCTCCTTGTCCTTCACCGTGTTGTCCTACCATCGCGACATGCGTGCGTTCATCCCCGAAAAGCTTAAAATGGGATGGTCTTCCTCGGCCATCTACTTCCTGTGGAACCTGTTCCTGATTGGTCcacgtgtggtgtgtgtgtccctCTTCGCCTCCGTCCTGCCCTGCTACATTGCAGCACACTTCCTGTCCCTGTGGACGTTGCTGGTCCTCTGGGCCTGGTGGCAGAACACAGACTTCATGGACACTAAAGCTGGAGAATGGCTGTACCGGGCCACCGTAGGCCTCATCTGGTACTTCAGCTGGTTTAATGTAACGAGCGGAAATACGAAACTCATAGGAATCATCTACCACGTGGTTATGGGAGCGGACACCATGCTGCTGTTAGGATTATGGTGGTGGAGGAGATCTGTGGAATCTGCTCATCTTAGTCCATTCCCTATTAATCCCTACATACTTATTGGTTTATTAATGATAACGTATGTTTTAGGAGTTCTACTGAAACTGGTTTATTATTGGAAATTACATCCTAAACACCCAAAGTTAACGATGCAGCCCGATGTGAAGCCGCAGACCCCGGTGAGGGCAGCAGCAGCGTTCTCCGATATTGTCGATGGGCCTCctatgatgaggatgatgatgctGCAATCTTTAGATGTAACGGAAACTGAACCTGACCACAGCGTTACACCTCAAACTCCACTAAAAGGAGCCAATAAAAGGATGAAATGCATGGCTACGAATTTCTACTGCTAA